From the Scylla paramamosain isolate STU-SP2022 chromosome 15, ASM3559412v1, whole genome shotgun sequence genome, one window contains:
- the LOC135107431 gene encoding uncharacterized protein LOC135107431, whose translation MCQGTYDCGGECNSGANNTTTTTTTNNNSIHIYNSINSSNKPDSTHSGTIQPSRNSMTMGGVRGGSTLNEVGVPRHVPHYASTPHLFVYQAAEDEDEVDNDTKEIKEPIYSSAIDIRKVAANKEVEAVRRINEKYDSLRALTDRRDEPEDPLAVTDEDVSRIETFFRGHKTQLWVCRTMANLYSEGGVGATHGTWELKYTGVPILLLDLGDTRSRDKRQLQLVLAEKGTGFALWRDVVDNLTSYRAQEPQFHTLYLSSDHRRRMGFSFNEGRAACEFLSHIERLTADPANISLSGPSKKKNKIKEKLPKYKAPKKTEISTPCNFQHVTTVDACDKTRFFSLQAFSKAKNAPPIQPHTVLERPTIIASDTKK comes from the exons ATGTGCCAAGGAACCTACGATTGCGGCGGAGAGTGCAACAGCGGCGccaacaacaccactaccaccaccactaccaacaacaacagtatccaCATTTATAACAGCATCAACAGTAGTAACAAGCCGGACAGTACACACTCCGGCACCATCCAGCCCTCGAGGAACAGCATGACTATGGGCGGTGTGCGGGGCGGCTCCACCCTCAACGAGGTGGGCGTGCCGAGACACGTGCCGCACTACGCTTCCACGCCACATCTCTTCGTCTACCAAGCGgctgaggacgaggacgaggtggACAACGACACCAAAGAGATCAAGGAACCCATATATTCTTCTGCCATCGACATCCGCAAGGTGGCGGCCAACAAGGAG GTGGAGGCGGTGCGGCGCATCAATGAGAAGTATGACTCTCTGCGGGCGCTGACCGACCGCCGAGATGAACCTGAGGATCCATTGGCTGTGACGGACGAGGACGTGTCGCGCATCGAGACCTTCTTCCGAGGCCACAAGACTCAGCTATGGGTGTGCCGCACGATGGCCAACCTGTACAGTGAGGGCGGCGTGGGCGCCACACATGGCACCTGGGAACTCAAGTACACAGGTGTGCCCATCCTGCTGCTGGACCTGGGCGACACACGCTCCAGGGACAAACGGCAGCTGCAGCTCGTTCTGGCTGAAAAGGGGACAGGTTTTGCTTTGTGGCGAGACGTGGTGGATAACCTGACATCCTACCGCGCCCAAGAGCCACAGTTCCACACGCTGTACCTGTCCTCCGATCACCGCCGCCGCATGGGCTTCTCCTTCAACGAAGGTCGCGCTGCCTGCGAGTTTCTGAGTCACATTGAGCGACTCACAGCCGATCCCGCCAACATCTCGCTCTCTGGCCccagcaagaagaagaacaaaatcaAAGAGAAGTTACCAAAGTACAAAGCACCGAAAAAGACGGAGATCTCTACTCCTTGCAACTTCCAACACGTGACCACTGTTGATGCTTGCGACAAGACGCGATTCTTCTCATTGCAAGCGTTCTCCAAGGCAAAGAACGCGCCGCCCATCCAGCCTCACACGGTGCTGGAGCGTCCCACCATCATTGCTTCGGACACCAAGAAGTAG
- the LOC135107432 gene encoding pre-mRNA-splicing factor syf2-like, protein MSKQQVVAGGSGVAGKMADFKARLAKLHTKRNEASMLNHKEVVEEDRLKQMPKNYAKKRQRLEAELAEDQRREAAESEGKDYDRMKLLGVGADEAERWERRKKKKNPDQGFSTYEDATIRQYQRLINNKKVDMEEYNREKQMVGEDAFYGRDNTIAIGLHKDSKEAIDNMVDDLEKQISKREKYSRRRIFDDDADINFINERNMKFNKKLERFYGDYTEEIKQNLERGTAV, encoded by the exons ATGAGCAAA CAACAAGTGGTAGCAGGAGGGTCTGGTGTGGCAGGGAAGATGGCAGATTTCAAAGCACGGCTTGCCAAACTCCACACTAAAAGG AATGAAGCCTCAATGCTCAACCacaaggaggtggtggaggaagaccGTCTCAAACAGATGCCGAAAAATTACGCAAAGAAACGGCAGAGACTTGAAGCAGAACTTGCCGAGGATCAGCGCAGGGAAGCAGCAGAATCTGAG GGTAAAGACTATGACCGCATGAAGCTCCTGGGGGTTGGGGCAGATGAGGCAGAGCGCTGGGAgaggcggaagaagaagaagaaccccGACCAGGGCTTTTCCACCTATGAAGATGCCACAATCAG ACAATATCAGCGGCTGATAAACAACAAGAAGGTAGACATGGAGGAGTATAACAGGGAGAAGCAGATGGTGGGGGAGGATGCATTTTATGGACGTGACAACACCATTGCCATTGGCCTACACAAGGACTCAAAAGAGGCCATTGATAACATGGTTGATGACCTTGAGAAACA GATATCCAAGAGGGAGAAATATTCTCGTCGCCGCATATTCGACGATGACGCAGACATCAACTTTATCAACGAGCGCAACATGAAATTCAACAAGAAGTTGGAACGTTTCTATGGCGACTACACAGAGGAAATCAAGCAAAACCTGGAACGTGGAACTGCTGTCTGA
- the LOC135107430 gene encoding LOW QUALITY PROTEIN: acid ceramidase-like (The sequence of the model RefSeq protein was modified relative to this genomic sequence to represent the inferred CDS: deleted 1 base in 1 codon): MWSPVVVVVLVACLLPSAQSQAFTKCETAAYPPDKQDEVPLYQVDLDRPPRDRWTPLVQAKGVQMEALIDDVTQLVKKLFGERVLQFLLSSLSEVTSTLPEPYKEEIEGISSASGLPVSTVTLYNIFYEIFTFCTSLVVQDPAGHLYHARNLDTGVFLGWDAHNHTWKVAELLRPLTVRLQWTLGGVTVFESLSFAGYIGVLTAVKKDNFTFSLNKRFALNGGFIGLLEWMLLNDHDQRWVSFLTREVMETATTYQEARDGLSSPRLLAPVYFILAGTQPGEACIITRDRDNYDLKPLGQNGSWFLVQTNYDHWKTPPFFDDRRSPANHCLTAAGVQRASPALLYNVLSTRPVLNKATVYSALMDVRSGQVHGWLRRCEDPCWPW, encoded by the exons ATGTGGtcgccagtggtggtggtggtgttggtggcgtgTCTCCTTCCCTCGGCACAATCACAAGCC TTTACAAAATGTGAGACGGCGGCTTATCCACCTGACAAGCA GGATGAAGTGCCGCTGTATCAAGTGGACCTGGACCGGCCGCCGCGGGACCGATGGACTCCTCTCGTGCAGGCCAAGGgggttcag ATGGAGGCGCTGATAGATGACGTGACGCAGCTTGTC AAAAAACTCTTCGGGGAAAGAGTCCTTCAGTTTCTCCTCAGCAGTCTCTCGGAG GTGACCTCCACTCTGCCTGAGCCATACAAGGAGGAAATTGAGGGGATTTCCTCAGCTTCAGGACTGCCAGTCAGCACAGTGACCTTGTACAATATATTCTATGAGATCTTTACTTTCTGCACCTCACTAGTGGTTCAGGACCCCGCCGGCCACCTGTATCACGCCAGGAATTTGGACACAGGAGTGTTTTTAGG GTGGGATGCACACAACCACACCTGGAAGGTCGCTGAGCTGCTGCGGCCGCTCACCGTGCGGCTGCAATGGACACTGGGCGGTGTTACTGTCTTTGAGTCCCTGAGCTTTGCCGGCTACATAGGCGTCCTGACTGCTGTTAAGAAG GACAACTTCACATTCTCTCTGAACAAAAGGTTTGCCCTCAACGGAGGCTTCATTGGCTTGCTGGAGTGGATGCTGCTCAACGACCACGACCAGCG CTGGGTGTCATTTCTCACGAGGGAGGTGATGGAGACGGCCACCACCTACCAGGAAGCACGTGATGGCCTCTCCAGCCCACGCCTGCTGGCTCCCGTCTACTTCATCCTGGCAGGCACTCAGCCCGGCGAG GCTTGCATCATCACCCGAGACCGAGACAACTATGACCTGAAGCCGCTAGGACAAAATGGGTCCTGGTTTTTGGTACAAACAAACTACGACCATTGGaagactcctcctttcttcgaTGACCGCAGGAGTCCCGCTAACCACTGTCTCACCGCCGCGGGCGTGCAGCGCGCTTCTCCCGCCCTGCTGTACAACGTGCTTTCCACACGCCCGGTGCTCAACAAG GCAACAGTGTACTCGGCGCTCATGGATGTCAGGTCCGGCCAGGTGCACGGCTGGCTACGCCGCTGTGAGGACCCCTGCTGGCCCTGGTGA